A region of Vigna radiata var. radiata cultivar VC1973A chromosome 6, Vradiata_ver6, whole genome shotgun sequence DNA encodes the following proteins:
- the LOC106764098 gene encoding peroxidase 21 isoform X1 yields the protein MATRTNPPSNFCFLLLLLLPHFHLGKSQLQLNYYSKSCPKAEDIIKQQVTQLYHKHGNTAVSWVRNLFHDCVVQSCDASLLLETARDGTLVSEQTSERSIGMRNFKYVNTIKAAVEEECPFTVSCADIIALSARDAISLLGGPSIEMKTGRRDSKQSYAKEVEDLIPNHNDSISVVLSRFQAIGIDVEATVALLGAHSVGRVHCVNLVHRLYPTVDTTLDPAHAEYLKRRCPTPNPDPKAVLYSRNDLKTPMIIDNNYYKNILEHKGLLLVDQELATDSRTAPYVQNMANDNQYFHQQFSRAVQLLSETNPLSGDQGEIRKDCRYLNVD from the exons ATGGCCACCCGTACTAATCCTCCTTCTAACTTCTGTTTCCTCCTTCTATTGCTTCTACCACACTTTCATTTGG GCAAAAGCCAACTTCAGCTGAATTACTACTCTAAAAGCTGCCCGAAAGCAGAGGACATCATCAAGCAACAAGTCACACAACTATATCACAAGCATGGAAACACTGCCGTCTCATGGGTTAGAAATCTCTTCCACGATTGCGTCGTCCAG TCATGCGACGCATCGCTACTTTTAGAGACGGCGCGCGACGGTACTTTAGTGTCGGAGCAGACATCGGAGAGAAGTATCGGTATGAGGAACTTTAAGTACGTAAACACCATCAAAGCCGCAGTTGAAGAAGAATGTCCCTTCACTGTGTCATGCGCTGACATTATTGCTCTTTCTGCTAGAGATGCCATTTCCTTG TTGGGTGGACCCAGCATTGAAATGAAGACAGGGCGAAGGGATAGCAAACAAAGCTATGCAAAAGAGGTGGAAGACTTGATTCCAAACCACAATGATTCCATTTCCGTAGTGCTGTCTCGTTTTCAAGCCATTGGCATTGACGTTGAAGCCACAGTCGCTCTTTTAG GAGCTCACTCGGTAGGAAGAGTTCACTGCGTGAATCTTGTACACAGATTATATCCTACTGTGGACACAACACTTGATCCTGCACATGCTGAGTACCTGAAACGTCGGTGTCCAACACCGAATCCTGATCCAAAGGCTGTCTTGTATTCAAGGAATGACCTGAAAACGCCCATGATCATTGACAACAACTACTACAAGAACATCTTGGAACATAAGGGCCTTCTCCTTGTGGATCAAGAGCTTGCCACTGACTCAAGAACAGCACCTTACGTCCAAAACATGGCTAATGACAATCAATACTTCCACCAGCAGTTCTCAAGGGCCGTTCAATTGTTATCTGAGACCAATCCTCTATCAGGGGATCAAGGAGAAATTAGAAAGGACTGTCGCTATCTCAATGTCgattaa
- the LOC106764098 gene encoding peroxidase 21 isoform X2 — translation MATRTNPPSNFCFLLLLLLPHFHLGKSQLQLNYYSKSCPKAEDIIKQQVTQLYHKHGNTAVSWSCDASLLLETARDGTLVSEQTSERSIGMRNFKYVNTIKAAVEEECPFTVSCADIIALSARDAISLLGGPSIEMKTGRRDSKQSYAKEVEDLIPNHNDSISVVLSRFQAIGIDVEATVALLGAHSVGRVHCVNLVHRLYPTVDTTLDPAHAEYLKRRCPTPNPDPKAVLYSRNDLKTPMIIDNNYYKNILEHKGLLLVDQELATDSRTAPYVQNMANDNQYFHQQFSRAVQLLSETNPLSGDQGEIRKDCRYLNVD, via the exons ATGGCCACCCGTACTAATCCTCCTTCTAACTTCTGTTTCCTCCTTCTATTGCTTCTACCACACTTTCATTTGG GCAAAAGCCAACTTCAGCTGAATTACTACTCTAAAAGCTGCCCGAAAGCAGAGGACATCATCAAGCAACAAGTCACACAACTATATCACAAGCATGGAAACACTGCCGTCTCATGG TCATGCGACGCATCGCTACTTTTAGAGACGGCGCGCGACGGTACTTTAGTGTCGGAGCAGACATCGGAGAGAAGTATCGGTATGAGGAACTTTAAGTACGTAAACACCATCAAAGCCGCAGTTGAAGAAGAATGTCCCTTCACTGTGTCATGCGCTGACATTATTGCTCTTTCTGCTAGAGATGCCATTTCCTTG TTGGGTGGACCCAGCATTGAAATGAAGACAGGGCGAAGGGATAGCAAACAAAGCTATGCAAAAGAGGTGGAAGACTTGATTCCAAACCACAATGATTCCATTTCCGTAGTGCTGTCTCGTTTTCAAGCCATTGGCATTGACGTTGAAGCCACAGTCGCTCTTTTAG GAGCTCACTCGGTAGGAAGAGTTCACTGCGTGAATCTTGTACACAGATTATATCCTACTGTGGACACAACACTTGATCCTGCACATGCTGAGTACCTGAAACGTCGGTGTCCAACACCGAATCCTGATCCAAAGGCTGTCTTGTATTCAAGGAATGACCTGAAAACGCCCATGATCATTGACAACAACTACTACAAGAACATCTTGGAACATAAGGGCCTTCTCCTTGTGGATCAAGAGCTTGCCACTGACTCAAGAACAGCACCTTACGTCCAAAACATGGCTAATGACAATCAATACTTCCACCAGCAGTTCTCAAGGGCCGTTCAATTGTTATCTGAGACCAATCCTCTATCAGGGGATCAAGGAGAAATTAGAAAGGACTGTCGCTATCTCAATGTCgattaa